One window of the Actinomyces procaprae genome contains the following:
- the ruvA gene encoding Holliday junction branch migration protein RuvA: MIASLRGTVLEVSLSAATIEVGGVGMTFQATPTTLAGLHVGEEGFVHTELIVREDALSLYGFADADERRCFRVLLGAKGVGAKLALAILAVHTPDALRRAVSGNDVAALKRVPGLGPKGAQRVIIDVADKLGPVTGQEPAPAPAAVGGEPHPDVVAALVQLGWNEATAARAVASVEAAHAEAGAAPLAVPELLRASLRHLGGGARG, encoded by the coding sequence ATGATCGCCTCACTGCGCGGAACCGTCCTCGAGGTGTCCCTCTCAGCTGCAACCATCGAGGTCGGCGGCGTCGGCATGACCTTCCAGGCCACGCCCACCACACTGGCCGGGCTGCACGTCGGTGAGGAGGGCTTCGTTCACACCGAGCTGATCGTGCGGGAGGACGCCCTGTCCCTGTACGGCTTCGCCGATGCCGACGAGCGCCGCTGCTTCCGGGTGCTGCTCGGTGCCAAGGGAGTGGGGGCGAAGCTCGCTCTGGCGATACTGGCGGTACACACCCCGGATGCACTGCGACGAGCGGTCTCCGGCAACGATGTCGCGGCGCTCAAGCGTGTTCCGGGACTAGGGCCGAAGGGTGCCCAGCGGGTCATCATCGACGTCGCCGACAAGCTGGGACCCGTCACCGGACAGGAGCCCGCCCCGGCGCCGGCGGCAGTCGGCGGGGAGCCGCATCCGGACGTGGTTGCCGCACTCGTCCAACTGGGCTGGAACGAGGCGACGGCGGCCCGGGCGGTCGCCTCCGTCGAGGCCGCGCACGCGGAAGCCGGGGCGGCGCCGCTTGCGGTGCCGGAGCTGCTGCGCGCCTCACTGCGTCACCTGGGAGGTGGAGCACGTGGCTGA
- the secF gene encoding protein translocase subunit SecF: MKSLAQLGNELYSGTTSFPFVGRRRLWYAIAGAVVLASIVLITTVGLTPGIDFRGGSEVTVTALAQPDVGPANDVLAQEGLSSGSSVSTLGSSSVRVQTNELSNEQLKDLSAALAQAYGVTDADVSATTIGPTWSSDVTNKGIRGLIIFFVLVGALIWAYFRTWKMAAAALLALVHDILITVGVYAASGFEVTPATIIGVLTILGYSLYDTVVVFDKVRENTEGFETQTRSTYGELANLAVNQSLIRSINTSIVGVLPVASLLVVGAFILGAGTLRDIALTLFIGMIAGTLSSLFLATPILVDLRGREKVIKDQAARVAKERGERIAAAGDDPEALAAIAAAPVAAPVIPGHHLGVSAQPKRKKKRS, from the coding sequence ATGAAGTCCCTCGCCCAACTTGGCAACGAGCTCTACTCCGGGACCACGTCGTTTCCCTTCGTCGGTCGGCGCCGCCTCTGGTACGCAATCGCAGGTGCCGTCGTCCTGGCCTCGATTGTGCTGATCACCACCGTGGGGCTGACCCCCGGCATTGACTTCCGGGGAGGCTCGGAGGTGACCGTAACCGCGCTGGCGCAGCCCGACGTGGGGCCGGCCAACGACGTACTCGCGCAGGAGGGACTGTCCTCGGGATCCTCGGTGAGTACCCTGGGATCCTCATCCGTACGGGTGCAGACCAACGAACTGAGCAACGAGCAGCTGAAGGACCTGTCGGCCGCGCTGGCGCAGGCCTACGGAGTTACTGACGCGGATGTATCCGCCACCACCATCGGTCCTACCTGGTCCTCGGACGTCACGAACAAGGGTATTCGGGGCCTGATCATCTTCTTTGTTCTGGTAGGTGCCCTGATCTGGGCCTACTTCCGCACCTGGAAGATGGCGGCGGCGGCGCTGCTGGCGCTCGTCCACGACATTCTGATCACAGTGGGTGTCTATGCCGCCAGCGGCTTCGAGGTCACCCCCGCCACGATCATCGGCGTGCTCACGATCCTTGGCTACTCCCTGTATGACACGGTGGTCGTGTTCGACAAGGTCCGGGAGAACACCGAGGGCTTCGAGACGCAGACCCGATCCACCTACGGCGAGCTGGCCAACCTGGCGGTGAACCAGTCGCTGATCCGTTCGATCAACACCTCGATCGTCGGTGTACTCCCGGTTGCCTCCCTGCTCGTGGTGGGCGCCTTCATCCTGGGGGCCGGCACCCTGCGCGACATCGCACTGACCCTGTTCATCGGCATGATCGCCGGTACGCTCTCATCACTGTTCCTGGCCACACCGATCCTCGTGGACCTGCGCGGCCGCGAGAAGGTCATCAAGGACCAGGCCGCGCGGGTCGCCAAGGAACGCGGCGAGCGCATCGCCGCCGCCGGCGACGACCCGGAGGCCCTTGCCGCCATTGCTGCCGCTCCCGTGGCCGCACCCGTCATCCCCGGGCACCATCTCGGTGTCTCCGCCCAGCCCAAGAGGAAGAAGAAGCGGTCATGA
- a CDS encoding RelA/SpoT family protein, with protein sequence MTTDTRSGAETADETVVPGSRVRSRLAWFGARGHSTPPAIEPLMRALRANHPKADTSLIVRAYRVAEKAHAGQKRKSGEPYITHPVAVATILAELGMTPQTLAAALLHDTVEDTDYTLERLRADFGDEIALLVDGVTKLDKVQYGDAAQAETVRKMIVAMSKDIRVLVIKLGDRLHNARTWKYVPEEAAARKAKETLEIYAPLAHRLGMNTIKWELEDRSFKALYPGVYDEIEHLVAERAPAREEYLRQVRLQIEEDLRVNKIKGIVTGRPKHYYSIYQKMIVRGKDFDDIYDLVAVRVIVDTVQDCYAVLGALHSRWTPMSGRFKDYIAVPKFNLYQSLHTTVIGPGGKPVEIQIRTHEMHRMAEYGVAAHWKYKEDPNATGPSPLGGAPGDLDAGELGWLRQLVDWQKETQDPAEFLDSLRYEMSGGQVYVFTPKGDVLALPSESTPVDFAYAVHTEVGHRTVGARVNGRLVPLDTRLENGDTVEVFTSKAQGAGPSRDWLNFVGSTRARNKIKAWFSKERREEAIEAGKGAIARAMRKKDLPIQRLMSHDSLMNVAETLNKQDIDGLYAAVGEGHVSAQHVVDTLVASVGGEAGAEETLAEGVLPTRAALTQQRSRAAGDPGIIVDGMSEGDVYVKLARCCTPMPGDEIVGFVTRGSGLSVHRADCQNVEQLKQQPERILKVRWADHAQSAYLVQLEVEALDRGGLLADITRVLADNHVNLISANVGTSRDRVVVGRFVVELAAASHLDHTLASLRRIDGVFEARRLTSSATRRQQDSAGGTGEA encoded by the coding sequence ATGACGACGGACACGCGCAGCGGAGCCGAGACGGCTGATGAGACGGTGGTGCCCGGCTCCCGCGTGCGCAGCCGGCTGGCCTGGTTCGGTGCGCGCGGCCATTCCACCCCGCCCGCCATTGAGCCGCTTATGCGCGCGCTTCGCGCCAACCATCCGAAGGCCGATACGAGCCTGATCGTGCGCGCATACCGGGTGGCTGAGAAGGCGCACGCAGGGCAGAAGCGCAAGTCCGGGGAACCGTATATAACCCACCCGGTTGCGGTGGCGACGATTCTCGCTGAACTGGGTATGACGCCGCAGACCCTCGCCGCGGCGCTCCTGCATGACACGGTCGAGGACACCGACTACACGCTGGAGCGGCTGCGCGCCGACTTCGGTGATGAGATCGCCCTGCTGGTCGACGGCGTCACCAAGCTGGACAAGGTCCAGTACGGTGACGCTGCCCAGGCGGAGACGGTCCGCAAGATGATTGTGGCCATGTCCAAGGACATCCGGGTCCTGGTCATCAAGCTCGGCGACCGGCTGCACAATGCGCGCACGTGGAAGTACGTCCCTGAGGAGGCGGCCGCTCGCAAGGCGAAGGAGACCCTCGAGATCTACGCCCCTCTGGCGCACCGGCTGGGTATGAACACCATCAAGTGGGAGTTGGAGGATCGTTCCTTCAAAGCCCTCTACCCGGGTGTGTACGACGAGATCGAGCACCTGGTTGCCGAGCGCGCCCCCGCCAGGGAGGAGTACCTGCGCCAGGTGCGCCTGCAGATTGAGGAGGACTTGCGGGTCAACAAGATCAAGGGGATCGTCACCGGCCGCCCGAAGCACTACTACTCGATCTACCAGAAGATGATCGTGCGGGGTAAGGACTTCGATGACATCTACGACCTGGTTGCGGTCCGGGTGATTGTGGACACGGTCCAGGACTGCTATGCGGTTCTCGGCGCGCTGCACTCGCGCTGGACTCCCATGTCAGGGCGGTTCAAGGACTATATCGCCGTACCGAAGTTCAACCTCTACCAGTCCCTGCACACCACGGTGATCGGCCCGGGCGGTAAGCCCGTGGAGATTCAGATCCGCACCCATGAGATGCACCGCATGGCGGAGTACGGGGTGGCTGCGCACTGGAAGTACAAGGAGGACCCCAACGCCACTGGGCCAAGCCCACTGGGCGGTGCCCCAGGTGACTTGGACGCCGGGGAGCTCGGCTGGCTGCGGCAGCTGGTCGACTGGCAGAAGGAGACGCAGGATCCTGCGGAGTTCCTCGACTCCCTGCGTTATGAGATGTCCGGTGGGCAGGTATACGTCTTTACCCCGAAGGGTGATGTGCTCGCCCTGCCGAGTGAGTCCACGCCGGTCGACTTCGCCTACGCCGTGCACACGGAGGTAGGGCATCGTACCGTCGGCGCTCGGGTGAACGGCAGGCTCGTGCCGCTGGACACCAGGCTCGAGAACGGCGACACGGTGGAGGTGTTCACGTCCAAGGCGCAGGGTGCCGGCCCCAGCCGTGACTGGCTGAACTTTGTCGGCTCCACGCGTGCCCGTAACAAGATCAAGGCGTGGTTCTCCAAGGAGCGGCGTGAGGAGGCGATTGAGGCCGGCAAGGGCGCCATCGCCCGTGCCATGCGCAAGAAGGACCTGCCCATCCAGCGCCTCATGAGCCATGACTCGCTCATGAACGTTGCCGAGACCTTGAACAAGCAGGACATCGACGGCTTGTACGCGGCCGTGGGGGAGGGGCACGTCTCCGCCCAGCACGTTGTGGACACGCTGGTGGCCTCGGTGGGTGGCGAGGCCGGTGCGGAGGAGACCCTCGCGGAGGGCGTCCTGCCGACCCGGGCGGCGCTCACCCAGCAGCGCTCCCGGGCCGCAGGCGACCCCGGCATCATCGTCGACGGCATGTCCGAGGGCGACGTGTATGTGAAGCTGGCACGCTGCTGCACCCCCATGCCGGGGGACGAGATCGTCGGCTTCGTAACCCGCGGCTCCGGCCTGTCCGTGCACCGCGCGGACTGCCAGAATGTCGAGCAGCTCAAGCAGCAGCCCGAACGCATTCTGAAGGTCCGCTGGGCTGACCACGCGCAGAGCGCCTACCTGGTGCAGCTGGAGGTGGAGGCCCTTGATCGTGGGGGGTTGCTGGCGGACATCACTCGCGTCCTGGCGGACAACCACGTGAATCTGATTAGTGCGAACGTCGGAACCTCGCGGGACCGTGTCGTGGTCGGCAGGTTCGTCGTCGAGCTCGCCGCCGCCAGCCACTTGGACCACACGCTGGCCTCCCTGAGACGCATCGACGGCGTGTTCGAGGCCAGGCGCTTGACCTCGTCGGCCACGCGGCGTCAGCAAGATTCCGCCGGGGGGACCGGCGAGGCCTGA
- the secD gene encoding protein translocase subunit SecD: MSSNKLKHPGRRLLALLLVIVLGYVALAVGTATGRTQMTPGLALDLEGGTQIILTPTTSDGSEITDEDLDQAIEIIRQRVDATGVSEAQISRQGGNNIMVSLPGTPSEETLDLVRTSAVLYFRPVLRILQAGAATYAEAQNNYVSSLASAAATDAATDAETEAATDAETEAATDAATEAATDPATDAATALPTETVTAEEMATTLADVNGDGTISPDPLESTSDDHSSDAWLSEQLIYDAYMTDCTAADSLTGEAQDPESAVISCARDGSGTIYILGPADIAGTDIASASSGLETTSQGTTTNNWVVSLEFNEAGTKAFADVSERLIAYRDAASAAAATGTSDAGSADSQKAQFAIVLDGLTIMSSGFNPDVTTAITDGRVQISGSFTQAQANTLANQLSFGSLPLSFTVQSEQRISATLGTEQLRNGLIAGLIGFFLIVVYLAWQYRGLGVVAVASLLVAAAGTYLVIALLSWSMGYRLSLAGVAGLIIAIGITMDSFIVYFERVRDEVRNGRTLVAAVDEGWQHARRTIIVSDSVNLLAAVVLYFLAVGGVQGFAFTLGVTTVVDLAVIILFTHPMMVWILRFRFFGEGHRLSGLDPEHLGARSRSAYRGGLLATAAASGGSLARRRAQERRAQERADADAPQGEDQNRTVAVDGVEDAEDKSEKENEQA, encoded by the coding sequence GTGTCCAGCAATAAGCTCAAGCATCCGGGTCGGCGCCTGCTGGCGCTGCTCCTGGTCATCGTGCTCGGTTACGTCGCACTGGCGGTCGGTACCGCCACCGGTCGCACCCAGATGACGCCGGGGCTCGCCCTCGACCTGGAGGGCGGAACCCAGATCATCCTCACGCCAACCACCTCGGACGGTTCGGAGATCACGGACGAGGACCTGGACCAGGCGATTGAGATCATCCGGCAGCGCGTGGACGCCACCGGCGTGTCCGAGGCACAGATCTCCCGGCAGGGCGGGAACAACATCATGGTCTCCCTGCCGGGAACTCCCAGCGAGGAGACCCTGGACCTGGTGCGTACCTCGGCGGTGCTGTACTTCCGCCCGGTCCTGCGCATCCTGCAGGCCGGTGCCGCGACTTACGCGGAGGCGCAGAACAACTACGTGTCCAGCTTGGCCAGCGCGGCCGCGACGGACGCGGCCACCGACGCGGAGACAGAGGCGGCCACCGACGCGGAGACTGAGGCGGCCACCGACGCGGCGACAGAGGCGGCCACCGACCCGGCAACAGACGCGGCCACCGCGCTTCCGACTGAGACGGTCACTGCCGAGGAGATGGCCACCACCTTGGCCGATGTGAATGGGGATGGCACCATCAGCCCCGACCCGCTGGAGTCCACGAGCGATGACCATTCCTCCGACGCCTGGCTCTCCGAGCAGCTCATCTACGACGCGTACATGACTGACTGCACCGCGGCCGACTCTCTCACGGGCGAGGCGCAGGATCCCGAGTCGGCCGTGATCTCCTGCGCTCGCGACGGCAGCGGCACGATCTACATCCTGGGGCCGGCCGATATCGCCGGCACCGACATCGCCTCCGCCTCATCCGGACTGGAGACGACCAGTCAGGGAACCACCACCAACAACTGGGTGGTCTCACTCGAGTTCAACGAGGCCGGCACGAAGGCCTTCGCCGACGTCTCCGAGCGGCTGATCGCCTACCGTGACGCCGCCTCGGCGGCTGCGGCGACCGGCACGTCCGATGCCGGCTCCGCGGACTCACAGAAGGCGCAGTTCGCCATTGTGCTCGATGGGCTGACGATCATGTCCTCCGGGTTCAACCCGGACGTCACCACCGCCATCACCGACGGCCGGGTGCAGATCTCAGGCAGCTTCACCCAGGCGCAGGCGAACACGCTTGCCAATCAGCTGTCCTTCGGATCGCTGCCCCTGTCCTTCACGGTCCAGTCCGAGCAGCGGATCTCCGCGACGCTGGGCACCGAGCAGCTGCGCAACGGCCTGATCGCCGGACTGATCGGCTTCTTCCTGATCGTGGTGTACCTGGCCTGGCAGTACCGGGGGCTGGGAGTGGTCGCCGTGGCGTCACTGCTGGTGGCCGCCGCCGGCACCTACCTGGTGATCGCACTATTGAGCTGGTCGATGGGCTACCGCCTATCGCTGGCGGGCGTCGCCGGCCTGATAATCGCGATCGGTATCACCATGGACTCGTTCATCGTGTACTTCGAGCGCGTGCGTGACGAAGTACGTAACGGCCGCACCCTTGTCGCCGCCGTGGACGAGGGCTGGCAGCACGCTCGAAGGACGATCATCGTCTCGGACTCGGTGAACCTCTTGGCCGCCGTCGTGCTGTACTTCCTGGCCGTCGGCGGGGTGCAGGGCTTCGCCTTCACCCTGGGGGTCACCACGGTGGTCGACCTCGCAGTGATCATCCTGTTCACGCACCCGATGATGGTGTGGATCCTGCGCTTCCGGTTCTTCGGTGAGGGCCATAGGCTCTCCGGGCTCGACCCCGAGCACCTGGGTGCGCGCTCACGCTCGGCCTACAGGGGCGGGCTGCTGGCAACCGCTGCCGCCTCGGGCGGTTCCCTCGCCCGTCGGCGTGCGCAGGAGCGCCGCGCTCAAGAGCGTGCCGACGCCGACGCCCCGCAGGGAGAGGACCAGAATCGGACCGTCGCCGTCGACGGCGTTGAAGACGCCGAGGACAAGAGCGAAAAGGAGAACGAGCAGGCATGA
- the ruvB gene encoding Holliday junction branch migration DNA helicase RuvB, with translation MADYPAEHGVPEGGGRLVGGGADDAERAAEAALRPKRLEDFVGQQVVRGQLSVVLRAALARGVVPDHVLLSGPPGLGKTTLAMIIANEVDGVLRITSGPAVQHAGDLAAILSSLEEGDVLFIDEIHRLARTAEEMLYLAMEDYRVDVVVGKGPGATSIPLTLPPFTVVGATTRAGLLPAPLRDRFGFTGHLDYYGPSDLTRIVTRSAGLLGVSIDPDAAGELARRSRGTPRIANRLLRRVQDWAQVHGTPGQLDVAATRGALEVFEVDELGLDRLDRSVLQTLCTRFAGVPVGLSTLAVSVGEEPETIETVAEPYLFREGLIVRTPRGRMATPAAYAHLGLRTPEDGALFA, from the coding sequence GTGGCTGACTATCCTGCGGAGCACGGCGTTCCCGAGGGCGGCGGACGGCTCGTCGGCGGCGGCGCCGACGACGCCGAGCGCGCCGCGGAGGCCGCGCTGCGCCCCAAGCGGCTGGAGGACTTCGTCGGGCAGCAAGTGGTGCGCGGGCAGCTGTCCGTGGTGCTGCGCGCCGCGCTGGCCCGCGGCGTCGTCCCCGACCACGTGCTGCTTTCCGGACCTCCGGGGCTGGGGAAGACCACCCTGGCCATGATCATCGCGAATGAGGTTGACGGCGTGCTGCGCATCACCTCGGGGCCTGCGGTCCAGCACGCCGGCGACCTGGCGGCGATCCTGTCCTCCCTGGAGGAGGGCGATGTGCTGTTCATCGATGAGATTCACCGCCTCGCCCGTACCGCCGAGGAGATGCTCTACCTGGCGATGGAGGACTACCGGGTCGACGTCGTAGTCGGCAAGGGCCCGGGCGCCACCTCCATCCCGCTGACCCTGCCGCCGTTCACCGTCGTCGGCGCCACCACCCGTGCCGGGCTGCTGCCGGCCCCGCTGCGCGACCGCTTCGGATTCACCGGGCATCTCGACTACTACGGGCCCAGCGATCTGACCCGTATCGTCACCCGCTCAGCCGGCCTGCTGGGAGTAAGCATTGACCCCGACGCGGCCGGTGAGCTCGCCCGCCGCTCCCGGGGAACTCCGCGTATCGCGAACCGGCTGCTGCGGCGCGTCCAGGACTGGGCGCAGGTGCACGGCACGCCCGGACAGCTGGACGTGGCCGCCACCCGGGGGGCGCTAGAGGTCTTCGAGGTCGACGAGTTGGGCTTGGACCGGCTGGACCGCTCCGTGCTGCAGACCCTGTGCACTCGCTTCGCCGGGGTTCCAGTGGGACTGAGCACGCTGGCGGTCAGTGTGGGGGAGGAGCCCGAGACCATCGAGACGGTGGCCGAGCCCTACCTGTTCCGGGAGGGGCTGATAGTGCGCACGCCGCGCGGCCGTATGGCCACGCCCGCCGCCTACGCCCACCTGGGTCTGCGTACTCCGGAAGACGGCGCGCTGTTTGCATAA
- a CDS encoding adenine phosphoribosyltransferase, protein MTISSALPRELTQLVLDNLREIPDFPEPGVLFRDITPLLSNGEAFANLIDGLAAHYRGHIDAVAGLESRGFILAAPLAVHLGIGMLTVRKAGKLPGPVLGVDYALEYGTARMELRPETVVKDSRVLVIDDVLATGGTAAASISLLEQAGARVESVCMLLELAGLGGRQKLVGRNIDSVVVFESA, encoded by the coding sequence ATGACCATCTCATCGGCCCTGCCCCGCGAGCTGACTCAGCTCGTCCTGGACAACCTCCGGGAGATTCCGGACTTCCCGGAGCCCGGTGTCCTGTTCCGCGACATCACCCCCCTGCTGTCCAACGGGGAGGCCTTCGCCAACCTGATCGACGGCCTGGCCGCCCATTACCGCGGGCATATCGACGCCGTCGCCGGGCTGGAGTCCCGCGGCTTCATCCTGGCGGCGCCGCTCGCCGTGCACCTCGGCATCGGCATGCTCACCGTGCGCAAGGCGGGCAAGCTGCCGGGCCCGGTGCTCGGCGTCGACTACGCCCTCGAATACGGCACTGCGCGTATGGAGTTGCGTCCCGAAACGGTTGTGAAGGACTCGCGAGTGCTCGTGATCGACGACGTACTCGCCACGGGCGGCACTGCGGCAGCCTCCATCAGCCTGTTGGAACAGGCCGGCGCCCGAGTGGAGTCGGTATGCATGCTTCTTGAGCTCGCGGGGCTGGGAGGCCGTCAGAAGCTCGTCGGCCGGAACATCGACTCCGTCGTCGTCTTCGAGTCCGCCTGA
- a CDS encoding YebC/PmpR family DNA-binding transcriptional regulator gives MSGHSKWATTKHKKAAIDAKRGKLFARLIKNIEVAARTGGGDPSGNPTLFDAIQKAKKNSVPADNITRAVKRGSGEEAGGADWQTIMYEGYGPEGVAFLVECLTDNRNRAASDVRVAFTRTGGSLADPGSVAYNFTRKGVVEVAKGEGIDEDTILMAVLDAGAEEVVEGAESFEIISEPGDLVAVRTAVTEAGMDYESAESQFVAGTTVTVDVEGARKVMRLVDALEDLDDVQNVFTSVDITPEVAAELDTDDE, from the coding sequence ATGTCGGGTCACTCCAAGTGGGCCACCACCAAGCACAAGAAGGCCGCCATCGACGCCAAGCGCGGCAAGCTGTTCGCCCGCCTCATCAAGAACATCGAGGTCGCCGCGCGCACCGGCGGCGGTGACCCCAGCGGCAACCCGACGCTCTTCGACGCCATCCAGAAGGCCAAGAAGAACTCCGTGCCGGCGGACAACATCACCCGCGCCGTCAAGCGCGGAAGCGGCGAGGAGGCAGGCGGCGCCGACTGGCAGACCATCATGTACGAGGGCTACGGGCCCGAGGGCGTTGCCTTCCTGGTCGAATGCCTCACCGACAACCGCAACCGCGCCGCCTCGGATGTGCGCGTCGCCTTCACCCGCACCGGTGGCTCCCTGGCGGACCCGGGCTCGGTCGCCTACAACTTCACCCGCAAGGGCGTAGTGGAGGTCGCCAAGGGTGAGGGCATTGATGAGGACACCATCCTCATGGCGGTGCTCGACGCCGGTGCCGAGGAGGTCGTCGAGGGCGCTGAGTCCTTCGAGATCATCTCCGAGCCGGGCGACCTGGTAGCCGTGCGCACGGCGGTGACCGAGGCCGGCATGGACTACGAGTCCGCCGAGTCCCAGTTCGTGGCGGGCACGACGGTGACGGTCGACGTCGAAGGCGCCCGCAAGGTCATGCGGCTGGTTGACGCCCTCGAGGATCTGGACGACGTTCAGAACGTCTTCACCTCCGTGGACATCACCCCCGAGGTCGCCGCCGAGCTGGACACCGACGACGAGTGA
- a CDS encoding NUDIX hydrolase — MPSPDDANGLPSPSATLAADGRDPSRVPADWKQLLDASEWHLNDVGLPSRRAARVIALRQVPRPGILLVIGHDFGDTTHSWGFTPGGGLLPGETAIAGARRELAEETGIGLPASALVGPVVEREALFVFNRVTCRQDELFFVTHLGAGVGVDRSGWTDTEQAVLDSLRWWDLDELDAAVASGMTVYPRILPALARELMDGWDGRVRHVVEH; from the coding sequence ATGCCTTCACCCGATGACGCCAATGGACTGCCCTCGCCCTCTGCCACCCTCGCAGCCGACGGACGTGACCCATCGCGCGTACCGGCCGACTGGAAGCAGCTCCTGGACGCCTCCGAGTGGCACCTGAACGACGTCGGCCTGCCGTCCCGCCGGGCAGCGCGCGTGATCGCCCTGCGGCAGGTGCCGCGTCCCGGCATACTGCTGGTGATCGGCCACGACTTCGGTGACACGACCCACTCGTGGGGCTTCACTCCGGGTGGTGGCCTGCTGCCGGGGGAGACGGCCATCGCCGGGGCTCGCCGCGAGCTGGCGGAGGAGACCGGTATCGGACTGCCGGCGTCGGCCCTGGTCGGCCCGGTGGTGGAGCGTGAGGCCCTGTTCGTCTTCAACCGGGTCACCTGTCGCCAGGATGAGCTGTTCTTCGTGACGCATCTGGGGGCGGGCGTAGGTGTGGATCGCTCCGGATGGACGGACACGGAGCAAGCGGTGCTGGACTCTTTACGCTGGTGGGACTTGGACGAACTGGACGCCGCCGTCGCCTCCGGCATGACCGTCTATCCCCGCATCCTGCCTGCCCTCGCCCGTGAGCTGATGGACGGCTGGGACGGCCGCGTGCGTCACGTCGTCGAGCACTGA
- a CDS encoding crossover junction endodeoxyribonuclease RuvC, translating to MDPGMTRCGLGCVDVDPGRRVRLVEVAVVRTPSSDSPELRLLAVAEALDDWIARLAPTSLSVERVFAHDNLRSVISVAQVIGVVMVAGARAGLEVAQHTPSEAKAAVTGSGTAGKAQVQAMVQRILGLDAPPRPADAADALAQAICHGWRGGGTGVDGSTDMVSAGGSIRASARTPAQQAWAAAQARARRTGAVDPRRRTR from the coding sequence ATTGACCCGGGCATGACCCGCTGCGGGCTAGGCTGCGTGGATGTCGACCCGGGCCGCCGGGTGCGCCTGGTTGAGGTCGCGGTCGTGCGCACGCCGTCCTCCGACAGCCCGGAGCTGCGGCTGCTGGCCGTTGCCGAGGCGCTGGACGACTGGATCGCCAGGCTGGCGCCGACGAGCCTGTCCGTCGAGCGGGTCTTCGCGCACGACAACCTGCGCTCGGTGATCTCCGTGGCGCAGGTGATCGGCGTGGTGATGGTGGCAGGAGCCCGCGCCGGCCTGGAAGTGGCCCAGCACACCCCCAGTGAGGCCAAGGCCGCGGTTACCGGATCCGGCACTGCCGGCAAGGCGCAGGTACAGGCCATGGTGCAGCGCATCCTGGGCCTGGATGCCCCGCCGCGCCCCGCCGACGCCGCAGACGCCCTGGCACAGGCCATCTGCCACGGCTGGCGGGGTGGCGGCACCGGTGTGGACGGCAGTACCGACATGGTCTCCGCGGGCGGGTCCATTCGCGCATCGGCCCGCACTCCCGCACAGCAGGCCTGGGCGGCGGCGCAGGCGCGCGCACGCCGTACCGGTGCCGTCGACCCGCGCCGTCGGACACGCTAG
- a CDS encoding preprotein translocase subunit YajC — protein sequence MDPMLLMLIIMLLAFWLMSRFARKQQQRMMDEQRRRTEDALVPGTWVRTRAGFYGTVVEVDGDVVTLATPLGDESLWAKNAIVGAEEPPFAPDEHSTDADVDASADGTGDGDGSAASDPGAADTDMDGSPEEPAERQPHS from the coding sequence ATGGACCCCATGCTCCTCATGCTGATCATCATGCTGCTGGCCTTCTGGCTCATGTCCAGGTTCGCCCGCAAGCAGCAGCAGCGGATGATGGATGAGCAGAGGCGTCGCACCGAGGATGCGCTGGTGCCCGGCACCTGGGTGCGCACCCGGGCGGGTTTCTACGGCACCGTCGTCGAGGTGGACGGTGACGTGGTCACCCTGGCCACGCCGCTGGGGGACGAGTCGCTGTGGGCCAAGAACGCGATCGTCGGCGCCGAGGAGCCCCCATTCGCGCCCGATGAGCACTCCACTGACGCGGACGTCGATGCATCGGCTGACGGTACTGGCGACGGCGATGGCTCGGCCGCCTCGGATCCCGGTGCCGCCGACACCGACATGGACGGCTCGCCGGAGGAGCCCGCGGAGCGACAGCCGCACTCCTGA